The following proteins are encoded in a genomic region of Methanoculleus bourgensis MS2:
- a CDS encoding methylated-DNA--[protein]-cysteine S-methyltransferase — protein MAIVMGSCRFGLWHVHVTWQDNLVYRVRFAREGVVGPVPREIQRYCAGLLADLSSLESVATEGESTFARIYRAVRAIPCGETATYGEIARRVGTAPRAVGSAMARNPTPIVVPCHRVVAKTGLGGFSPDLEIKEALLAMERRTPGPCTPENERD, from the coding sequence ATGGCGATCGTGATGGGGTCGTGCCGGTTCGGGCTCTGGCACGTCCACGTGACGTGGCAGGACAACCTCGTCTACCGTGTGCGTTTCGCGCGCGAGGGAGTCGTCGGCCCGGTGCCCCGTGAGATCCAGCGCTACTGTGCCGGGCTGCTGGCAGACCTCTCCTCCCTTGAAAGCGTCGCAACCGAGGGCGAGTCGACCTTTGCGAGGATTTACCGTGCGGTACGGGCGATCCCCTGCGGCGAGACCGCAACCTACGGTGAGATTGCGAGAAGGGTCGGGACCGCGCCGCGGGCGGTCGGCTCGGCGATGGCGAGAAACCCGACCCCGATCGTGGTGCCCTGCCACCGTGTCGTCGCGAAGACTGGTCTAGGGGGGTTCTCCCCCGACCTGGAGATCAAGGAGGCCCTGCTCGCCATGGAGCGCCGCACACCCGGGCCCTGCACGCCGGAAAATGAGAGGGATTAA